Proteins encoded within one genomic window of Borrelia parkeri:
- the rplR gene encoding 50S ribosomal protein L18, which yields MKKVKEAEKRNIKRKKRIRDRIGFGVADRPRVTVFKSNKYFYVQVIDDVAGHTLASVSTIEKDLKLNKNIDDIRKLGEVLAKKLKDKNINKLIFDRNGYKYHGLIASFATSLREAGIDV from the coding sequence ATGAAAAAAGTAAAAGAAGCTGAAAAAAGAAATATAAAGCGTAAAAAGAGAATAAGAGATAGAATTGGATTTGGTGTTGCAGATAGGCCTAGGGTTACAGTTTTTAAGTCCAATAAATATTTTTATGTTCAAGTCATTGATGATGTGGCGGGTCATACTCTTGCAAGTGTTTCTACTATTGAAAAAGATCTTAAATTGAACAAGAATATTGATGATATAAGGAAACTTGGCGAAGTTCTTGCAAAGAAACTTAAGGATAAAAACATAAATAAACTTATTTTTGATAGAAATGGTTATAAATATCACGGTCTTATTGCAAGTTTTGCAACTTCTTTGCGTGAAGCCGGTATCGATGTTTAG
- the rpsE gene encoding 30S ribosomal protein S5 produces MESQVHKKQIEKLISLSRVTKVVKGGRRFSFSAFMVVGDGEGQVGWGFGKANDASDAIKKSLASARKNLRVIPIRKGTLPHMVIGDFKKAKVLIKPATQGTGIIAGGPVRAVMEALGVHDILSKSLGSNNSMNVVKATFKAFDLVLDARKVAEIRGKTLRTLWG; encoded by the coding sequence GTGGAATCTCAAGTTCATAAAAAGCAAATAGAGAAATTGATATCATTAAGTAGGGTGACTAAAGTTGTAAAGGGTGGAAGAAGGTTTTCTTTTTCTGCTTTTATGGTTGTTGGTGATGGCGAAGGTCAAGTTGGCTGGGGATTTGGTAAGGCCAATGATGCTAGTGATGCAATAAAGAAGAGTTTAGCGAGTGCTAGAAAAAATTTAAGGGTTATTCCTATTAGAAAGGGTACTCTTCCTCATATGGTCATTGGGGATTTTAAGAAAGCCAAAGTTTTAATTAAGCCAGCAACTCAAGGTACTGGTATTATTGCAGGTGGACCTGTTCGTGCTGTCATGGAAGCTTTGGGAGTCCATGATATTTTAAGTAAATCTCTTGGTTCAAATAATTCTATGAATGTGGTAAAGGCGACTTTTAAAGCATTTGACTTGGTTTTAGATGCTAGAAAAGTAGCAGAAATAAGAGGTAAAACTTTAAGGACTTTATGGGGTTAG
- the rpmD gene encoding 50S ribosomal protein L30: MIKRKLRLQLKKIRFKASRSRLKNKAFIKKMKNNREILIKSDIKIEVELKRSLIGKLDSKVKTLKALGLKKIGDKKVHVLNKSLQGMLNSVISMVLLSEVKND; encoded by the coding sequence ATGATTAAGAGAAAATTGCGACTTCAGCTTAAAAAGATTAGGTTTAAAGCCTCAAGATCTAGGTTGAAGAATAAGGCTTTTATTAAAAAGATGAAAAATAACAGAGAAATTCTTATTAAGAGCGACATTAAGATCGAGGTTGAGCTTAAGAGAAGTCTTATTGGGAAATTAGACAGTAAGGTTAAGACATTGAAAGCTTTGGGTCTTAAGAAAATAGGAGATAAAAAAGTTCATGTTTTAAACAAGTCTCTTCAAGGGATGCTTAATAGTGTAATTAGCATGGTTTTATTAAGTGAGGTAAAGAATGATTAA
- the rplO gene encoding 50S ribosomal protein L15 encodes MIKLRRPLGANKSRKIVGRGPGSGLGKTSGRGQKGQKARNSSPRVGFEGGQTPLYRRLPIRGFSNYDYKIKYEIVGLGDIDRKFEDGDLVNYNTLLQKGLISKNKKNIKILANGELTKKVNFEVSRISKSAEELATKIGCSIKLV; translated from the coding sequence ATGATTAAGCTAAGGAGACCTTTAGGAGCTAATAAGTCTCGAAAAATTGTTGGTAGGGGGCCAGGTTCTGGTCTTGGAAAGACCTCTGGTAGAGGACAAAAGGGACAAAAAGCTAGGAATAGTTCGCCAAGGGTTGGTTTTGAAGGAGGACAAACTCCTCTTTATAGAAGACTTCCAATAAGAGGTTTTTCCAATTATGATTATAAGATAAAGTATGAGATTGTAGGACTTGGGGATATAGATAGAAAATTTGAGGATGGAGATTTAGTAAATTATAATACTTTGTTACAAAAAGGGCTTATAAGTAAGAATAAAAAAAATATCAAGATTTTGGCTAATGGCGAACTTACTAAGAAAGTGAATTTTGAAGTTTCGCGTATTTCAAAGTCTGCTGAAGAATTGGCAACGAAAATTGGTTGCAGTATTAAATTGGTTTGA
- the secY gene encoding preprotein translocase subunit SecY has translation MKGLFFNLFTIKDLRSKFLFTLFILFIFRVGSYLPIPGIDPVALRSYFKSQSDFSITNYFDFFSGGAFSNFSIFMLSIGPYISASIIIQLLVYSFPSLKKMQEGDNGRKKIKKYTKYLTIVAAVAQGYATSLYAKSIPGALNMPFYRYIFIAILTVTTGTFVLLWLGEQINQRGIGNGVSLIIFSGIVVRLQAALFNLFQSMRDPSQNINPVFVILVLSVFILVVILIIYEYKAQRRIAIHYARANSRNTVSSYLPIKLNPSGVLPVIFASVLITLPLQILSGFAGTSVLSRQILSYLRPNGLYYTLLNVVLIIGFTYFYSKIQLSPKDISNNIRKNGGTIPGIKADEMEGYLDRIMNRTLFSGSIFLSIIAIIPFLVQNIFRFPYDVSRIMGSSSLLIMVGVALDTLIQIDAYLKTQGLSRGPGKKYAFLQKI, from the coding sequence ATGAAAGGTTTGTTTTTTAATTTATTTACAATTAAGGATTTAAGGAGCAAATTTTTATTTACTCTGTTTATTCTTTTTATTTTTAGAGTTGGCTCTTACTTGCCAATACCAGGGATAGATCCTGTGGCTCTTAGAAGTTATTTTAAATCCCAGTCGGATTTTTCAATTACCAATTATTTTGATTTTTTTTCAGGTGGTGCTTTTAGTAATTTTTCTATATTTATGCTTAGCATAGGTCCTTATATTTCAGCATCAATTATTATTCAGCTTCTTGTTTATTCTTTTCCTTCTCTTAAAAAAATGCAAGAAGGGGATAATGGAAGAAAAAAAATAAAAAAATACACAAAATATCTAACAATTGTTGCGGCTGTAGCCCAAGGATATGCCACTAGTCTTTATGCTAAAAGCATTCCAGGTGCACTTAATATGCCTTTTTATAGATATATTTTTATTGCTATTTTAACAGTTACAACCGGAACTTTTGTTCTCTTGTGGCTTGGTGAACAAATTAATCAGAGAGGAATTGGGAATGGTGTATCTTTAATAATTTTTTCAGGAATAGTGGTTAGACTTCAAGCGGCTTTATTTAATCTTTTTCAGAGCATGCGAGATCCATCTCAAAATATTAATCCTGTCTTTGTGATACTGGTATTAAGTGTGTTTATTTTGGTTGTTATATTGATCATATATGAGTATAAGGCGCAAAGACGAATTGCTATTCATTATGCTAGAGCAAACTCAAGGAATACAGTTAGTTCATATTTACCAATTAAGCTTAATCCGTCAGGTGTTTTGCCTGTTATTTTTGCATCTGTGCTTATTACCTTGCCTTTGCAAATTTTGAGTGGATTTGCTGGAACTTCTGTTCTCTCAAGACAAATTTTGTCTTATTTAAGACCTAATGGGCTTTATTATACTTTATTGAATGTAGTCTTAATAATAGGTTTTACATATTTTTATTCAAAGATACAATTGAGTCCAAAAGATATAAGTAATAATATTCGCAAAAATGGTGGAACTATTCCAGGTATAAAGGCGGATGAGATGGAGGGTTATTTAGATAGAATTATGAATAGAACATTATTTTCAGGTTCTATTTTTTTATCTATTATTGCAATTATTCCGTTTTTAGTGCAGAATATTTTTAGATTTCCTTATGATGTCTCAAGGATTATGGGTAGTTCTTCACTTCTTATTATGGTAGGGGTAGCTCTTGATACATTAATTCAGATTGATGCATATTTAAAGACTCAAGGATTGTCTCGTGGACCTGGCAAAAAGTATGCTTTTTTGCAGAAAATTTAG
- the rpmJ gene encoding 50S ribosomal protein L36 — protein MKVRVSVKPICEKCKVIKRKGVLRIICDNLKHKQRQK, from the coding sequence ATGAAAGTTAGGGTAAGTGTAAAGCCAATTTGTGAAAAATGTAAAGTGATAAAGAGAAAAGGTGTTTTAAGAATTATTTGTGATAATCTTAAACATAAACAAAGACAAAAATAA
- the rpsM gene encoding 30S ribosomal protein S13 has translation MARIAGIDLPNNKQLQIALTSIYGIGRARALEICRKTDILPEKRAKDLDNDEVNKLRKIIESDYVVEGKLRSELAMSIKRLMDIACYRGLRHRKGLPLRGQRTKTNARTRKGKRKTVANKKIAAK, from the coding sequence ATGGCTAGGATAGCAGGAATAGATTTGCCAAATAACAAACAACTTCAAATAGCTCTTACGTCTATTTATGGAATAGGAAGAGCTAGAGCTTTAGAAATTTGCAGAAAAACAGATATTTTACCAGAAAAAAGAGCTAAAGATTTGGATAATGATGAAGTTAATAAGCTTAGAAAAATAATTGAAAGTGATTATGTTGTTGAGGGAAAGCTTAGAAGTGAGTTAGCTATGTCTATTAAGAGGCTTATGGATATTGCATGTTATAGGGGCCTTAGACATAGAAAAGGTTTACCCTTAAGAGGTCAGAGAACTAAAACTAATGCAAGAACCAGGAAGGGAAAGAGAAAGACTGTGGCTAATAAGAAGATAGCTGCTAAATAA
- the rpsK gene encoding 30S ribosomal protein S11 → MSAKVSTNKKKVKKNIGEGNVYIQATFNNTIVTVSDIRGNTLAWASAGGMGFKGAKKSTPYAAQMTAESALGKVKDFGINYVHVFVKGPGIGRESAIRTVGSTGIIVKSISDVTPIPHNGCRPKKTRRV, encoded by the coding sequence TTGAGTGCAAAAGTATCAACTAATAAAAAAAAGGTAAAAAAAAATATTGGTGAAGGCAATGTTTATATACAGGCTACTTTTAATAATACCATCGTAACTGTATCAGACATAAGAGGAAATACTTTAGCTTGGGCAAGTGCAGGTGGAATGGGATTTAAGGGTGCTAAAAAATCGACTCCTTATGCTGCTCAGATGACTGCAGAATCGGCTTTAGGTAAAGTTAAGGATTTTGGTATTAATTATGTTCATGTTTTTGTTAAAGGTCCGGGAATTGGTAGAGAGTCTGCCATACGAACTGTTGGATCAACAGGTATAATTGTTAAATCAATCTCAGATGTTACTCCAATACCGCATAATGGGTGTAGACCTAAAAAAACTAGACGAGTTTAG
- a CDS encoding DNA-directed RNA polymerase subunit alpha, which produces MSLGKLLKDFTIPDRIEFLRGEDDSSYGKFIMYPFEKGFGVTIGNTLRRVLLSSIEGYAISAMRIQSNQGGSLKIVSSEFDLIPGVVEDTLEVIANIKNIHLKLDEGVNSTTISLSVNGKDTNVLKAVHLEREGVEVFNKDLVIATLSSEANLDFEFQINYGRGYVSSEQNAKYLEEVNTIALDSIFSPIEKVTYSVEDTRVGQRSDYDKLVMEIWTTGVISAKDAIKKAASIVRDFLLPLVNFEDKVVHSVESSELIDSDILSINIEKLNLSVRSLNCLTKENVKTLGELISKSAEDLSKARNFGKKSLEEIIEKLSTYGLFLGMSKAEALKILNKNDKISH; this is translated from the coding sequence ATGTCTTTAGGAAAGCTTTTGAAAGATTTTACTATACCTGATAGGATTGAGTTTTTAAGAGGAGAGGATGATAGTTCTTATGGAAAATTTATAATGTATCCTTTTGAGAAAGGATTTGGTGTTACTATTGGGAACACTTTAAGGCGAGTTTTGCTATCTTCTATTGAAGGGTATGCTATTTCTGCTATGAGGATTCAATCTAATCAAGGTGGGTCTTTAAAGATCGTTTCAAGTGAATTTGATTTAATACCTGGTGTTGTAGAGGATACTCTTGAAGTAATTGCTAATATTAAGAATATTCACTTAAAGTTAGATGAGGGAGTTAATAGTACTACAATAAGTCTTTCTGTTAATGGAAAAGATACTAATGTTTTAAAGGCAGTTCATCTTGAAAGAGAGGGTGTTGAAGTTTTTAATAAAGATTTAGTTATTGCTACGCTTTCAAGTGAGGCAAATTTGGATTTTGAATTTCAAATCAATTATGGGAGAGGTTATGTTTCTTCTGAACAGAATGCTAAATATTTAGAAGAAGTTAATACCATTGCACTTGATTCTATATTCTCTCCAATAGAAAAGGTTACATATTCTGTTGAAGATACTAGAGTTGGACAGAGATCTGATTATGATAAACTTGTTATGGAAATTTGGACAACAGGTGTAATTAGTGCTAAAGACGCAATTAAAAAAGCGGCTTCTATAGTGAGGGACTTTTTGCTTCCATTGGTTAATTTTGAAGATAAGGTTGTACATTCTGTTGAGAGTTCTGAACTTATAGATTCCGATATACTTAGTATAAATATTGAGAAATTAAATTTATCTGTTAGATCTCTGAATTGTTTAACTAAGGAAAATGTTAAGACTTTAGGAGAACTTATTAGCAAAAGTGCAGAGGACCTTTCAAAGGCAAGGAACTTTGGGAAAAAAAGTTTGGAAGAAATAATTGAAAAGCTTAGCACTTATGGATTATTTTTGGGAATGTCTAAGGCAGAAGCTCTAAAAATATTGAATAAAAACGATAAAATATCTCATTAG
- the rplQ gene encoding 50S ribosomal protein L17 — MKTKVGFNRLDRKSSHRKALLRNMVISLFRHEKITSTKAKLSEVKRFAEKLITRAKVDSVHNRREVSKFIHDKYILNKLFTRISPIFKERKGGYTRVIKLGQRYGDAAEMAILELVDKTLEEKQ, encoded by the coding sequence ATGAAGACTAAGGTAGGATTTAATAGGTTAGATAGAAAGTCAAGTCATAGAAAGGCGCTTTTAAGAAATATGGTAATTTCTCTTTTTAGGCATGAAAAAATAACTTCTACTAAAGCAAAATTGAGTGAAGTTAAGAGATTTGCTGAAAAATTAATTACTAGGGCTAAAGTTGATAGCGTGCATAATAGAAGAGAAGTATCAAAGTTTATACATGATAAATATATTCTGAATAAATTATTTACTAGAATTTCCCCTATCTTTAAAGAAAGAAAGGGTGGGTATACTAGGGTTATTAAGCTAGGACAAAGGTATGGAGATGCAGCTGAGATGGCAATTCTTGAACTAGTTGATAAAACCTTAGAAGAAAAGCAATAG
- the rny gene encoding ribonuclease Y, which yields MSYITFSSILAGILGIILGFLIRIILGRFSLLNLDKKLKKVKEEAIVEIENEKKRIISHAKAQMLKEKNQQDREIRERKNEVFNLERRLLQREETLDKRISALDKQQSRIDFKLKEFEQKEKIIRDKELSLVKKLENIAGLTKEEAKKIVIEKVENESKRDAQIIINKSEQEAQLLADKVAKDILVSTMQRIVTEVSSEFTVTSVELPNDEMKGRIIGKEGRNIRVLETLIGADIIIDDTPEAVVISCFDPVRKEIAKRTLERLVADGRIHPARIEEIVYSVTNEINNIILEEGEKAVFDLNIHGFDKRLIRGLGRLYFRSSYGQNVLSHSKETAIIGEILAKEMKLDPVVVKRACLLHDIGKGMESISENSEGHAITGAELAQSCGESDIVVNAIAAHHNEIKPESFEAIVVQIADAISASRPGARRESLNNYINRLKRLEEIAYGFEGVQKCYAIQAGREVRIIVDNLLINDEKATMLARDIAKKIEVEMRYPGKIKVTIIRETRVIEYAR from the coding sequence ATGTCATATATTACTTTTTCTTCTATTCTTGCTGGTATTTTAGGTATTATATTAGGTTTTTTAATAAGAATTATTTTAGGTAGATTTTCTTTATTAAATTTAGATAAAAAGCTAAAGAAAGTAAAAGAAGAGGCAATCGTAGAGATAGAAAATGAAAAAAAACGAATTATTTCACATGCAAAAGCTCAAATGCTTAAAGAGAAGAACCAGCAGGATAGGGAAATAAGAGAGAGAAAAAATGAGGTTTTTAATTTAGAGAGAAGATTATTACAAAGAGAAGAGACTTTAGATAAAAGAATATCAGCTCTTGATAAGCAGCAAAGTAGGATTGATTTTAAGCTTAAGGAATTTGAGCAAAAAGAAAAAATTATACGAGATAAGGAATTATCTCTTGTTAAAAAGTTAGAAAATATTGCTGGTCTTACAAAAGAGGAAGCAAAAAAGATTGTAATTGAAAAAGTTGAAAATGAGTCCAAGAGAGATGCACAAATTATTATTAATAAAAGTGAGCAAGAGGCTCAACTTCTAGCAGATAAGGTAGCTAAAGATATATTGGTCTCTACTATGCAACGTATAGTAACAGAGGTCAGTTCTGAGTTTACAGTTACTTCTGTTGAGCTGCCTAATGATGAGATGAAAGGTAGAATCATTGGTAAAGAAGGACGTAATATCAGGGTTCTTGAAACATTAATAGGTGCAGATATTATTATTGATGATACTCCTGAGGCTGTTGTTATATCATGTTTTGATCCAGTAAGAAAGGAGATAGCAAAAAGGACCCTTGAAAGACTCGTTGCAGACGGGAGAATTCATCCAGCAAGAATTGAAGAAATTGTTTATAGTGTTACTAATGAGATCAATAATATTATTCTTGAGGAAGGCGAAAAGGCAGTATTTGATTTAAATATACATGGATTTGACAAAAGGCTTATTAGAGGTCTTGGAAGGCTTTACTTTAGAAGCAGTTATGGTCAAAATGTTCTAAGTCATTCAAAAGAAACAGCAATAATCGGAGAAATTTTAGCTAAAGAAATGAAATTAGATCCTGTTGTTGTCAAGAGAGCATGTCTTTTGCATGATATTGGAAAGGGTATGGAGAGTATTTCTGAGAATAGTGAGGGACATGCTATTACAGGTGCTGAGCTTGCTCAGAGTTGTGGAGAGAGTGATATTGTTGTCAATGCTATTGCTGCACATCATAATGAAATAAAGCCTGAAAGTTTTGAGGCTATCGTCGTTCAAATAGCTGATGCTATTTCTGCATCTCGTCCTGGTGCAAGACGTGAAAGTTTGAACAATTATATAAATAGACTTAAGAGACTTGAAGAGATTGCATATGGATTTGAGGGTGTTCAAAAGTGTTATGCAATTCAGGCAGGTCGTGAAGTTAGAATAATCGTTGACAATTTATTGATTAATGATGAGAAAGCTACTATGCTTGCAAGAGATATTGCAAAGAAAATAGAAGTTGAGATGAGATATCCTGGTAAAATAAAAGTTACTATTATTCGTGAAACTAGAGTTATTGAGTATGCAAGATAA
- a CDS encoding TIGR00282 family metallophosphoesterase, with translation MQDNDVIRSLIIGDVIGNGGLKKVFFNLKNLKEKYNIDLTIVNGENSSGGFGITPEIAENLFKAGVNVITTGNHVYADHSIREYLNKQEYILRPNNFSDLLEGHGYCILNVKNEKVAVINIQGFVGMTFIVKNPFENIKKVVNMIRNKVKTIFVDFHAESNYEKESFGYFLNGLVTGIVGTHTHIMTQDERILDKGTAYISDLGMTGSLNSVIGFNPDISLKGLLEYVALRTETVEEDVIIQGVVITSHLKTGRALKIERIQK, from the coding sequence ATGCAAGATAACGATGTGATTAGATCGTTAATAATTGGAGATGTCATAGGTAATGGGGGACTTAAAAAGGTTTTTTTTAATCTTAAAAATCTTAAAGAGAAATATAATATAGATTTGACAATTGTCAACGGGGAAAATTCTTCAGGTGGTTTTGGAATTACTCCAGAGATAGCAGAAAATCTTTTTAAGGCAGGTGTGAATGTTATTACTACAGGTAATCATGTTTATGCAGATCATAGTATAAGGGAATATTTGAATAAACAGGAGTATATTTTAAGACCAAATAATTTTTCAGATCTTCTTGAAGGACATGGGTATTGTATTTTAAATGTTAAAAATGAAAAAGTTGCTGTTATAAATATTCAAGGATTTGTAGGAATGACTTTCATTGTTAAAAATCCTTTTGAAAATATAAAAAAAGTTGTGAACATGATTAGAAATAAAGTTAAAACTATTTTTGTTGATTTTCATGCTGAGAGTAATTATGAGAAAGAGAGTTTTGGATATTTTTTGAACGGATTGGTCACTGGAATTGTTGGTACTCATACACATATAATGACTCAAGATGAGAGAATCCTAGATAAGGGGACTGCTTATATTAGTGATCTTGGGATGACAGGTAGTTTGAATTCTGTAATAGGGTTTAATCCTGATATTTCTCTTAAAGGATTACTTGAATATGTGGCTTTACGAACAGAAACTGTTGAAGAGGATGTGATTATACAGGGAGTGGTTATTACTTCTCATTTAAAAACAGGACGTGCTTTGAAAATTGAAAGAATACAGAAATAG
- a CDS encoding TlyA family RNA methyltransferase produces MKEYRNSLLNVLCKNYPGLTREELRILILTGKVYVNSHKERNPKVLLLRNSKIDLIESESRQFVSRGGHKLFESLERFKVTVKDKICIDVGASTGGFTDCLLQEGAKLVYAVDVGFNQLSYKLRVDPRVKVFEKTNIFDIKQFDIQPNLAVIDVSFRSVISICANLIDKLSDKLIVVLVKPQFELKGLNLDIKDFNGVVGKRYLSKILNKVIKKFYDNNLQIENILKLSTKGRKGNQEFMFLVVRDNSMNLMQSLALLDDINF; encoded by the coding sequence TTGAAAGAATACAGAAATAGTTTATTAAATGTCCTTTGCAAGAATTATCCAGGTCTGACAAGAGAAGAACTTAGAATTTTAATTTTGACTGGCAAGGTGTATGTCAATTCTCACAAAGAAAGAAATCCTAAGGTTTTGCTGTTAAGAAATAGTAAAATAGACTTAATAGAGAGTGAGTCTAGGCAATTTGTTTCAAGAGGAGGTCATAAACTTTTTGAATCTTTAGAAAGATTTAAAGTTACAGTTAAAGATAAAATCTGTATAGATGTTGGTGCTTCAACAGGTGGTTTTACAGATTGTCTTTTGCAAGAAGGTGCAAAGTTAGTCTATGCAGTTGATGTTGGATTTAATCAGCTATCTTATAAGTTAAGAGTTGATCCAAGGGTTAAAGTTTTTGAAAAGACTAATATTTTTGATATTAAACAATTTGACATACAACCTAATTTAGCCGTTATTGATGTTTCTTTTAGATCTGTAATTAGTATATGTGCAAATTTAATTGATAAACTTTCTGATAAGCTTATCGTTGTTCTTGTTAAACCTCAATTTGAGCTTAAAGGATTAAATTTAGATATAAAAGATTTTAATGGTGTAGTTGGAAAGAGATATCTAAGTAAGATATTAAATAAGGTAATTAAAAAGTTTTATGATAATAATCTACAAATTGAAAATATATTAAAACTTTCAACCAAAGGACGGAAAGGAAATCAAGAATTTATGTTTTTGGTTGTTAGAGATAATTCAATGAATCTTATGCAATCTCTTGCCCTTCTTGATGATATTAATTTTTAA
- a CDS encoding GerMN domain-containing protein, translating to MIRKKRNSKRKTSSFNQIDIFLVLFAIFLTGLCLLLIIKNSLIKNIFNEQIDNNDNFEFSQSKPNKIEAKLENTKSETIKILNNEKFLIKPPEIQKIEEEFKYQEQKYLKNKKEVKLYFIKVTAEGHFLKQWIKRTIQYDKNILKETLKALINGPNEYELKNNFLSLIPINTKVLNLSINDGIAHINLSKEFYENSFGIEGTINQVKQIILTCLEIQGINGITLKVENNPIILEDLNLDFSGILDNKKLAKY from the coding sequence TAATCAAATAGATATATTTTTAGTATTATTTGCAATATTCTTAACAGGACTGTGCTTATTACTAATAATTAAAAATTCACTCATTAAAAATATATTCAATGAACAAATTGACAATAATGACAATTTTGAATTTAGCCAATCAAAACCTAATAAGATAGAAGCAAAACTAGAGAATACAAAAAGTGAAACTATTAAAATACTTAACAACGAAAAATTTTTAATAAAACCACCTGAAATACAAAAAATTGAAGAAGAATTTAAATATCAAGAACAAAAATACTTAAAAAACAAAAAAGAAGTTAAGCTATATTTTATAAAAGTTACCGCTGAGGGACATTTTTTAAAACAATGGATTAAGCGAACTATTCAATATGATAAAAATATTCTCAAAGAAACATTAAAAGCACTAATTAACGGTCCTAATGAATATGAACTTAAAAATAATTTCTTAAGTTTAATTCCTATCAACACTAAAGTATTAAACTTAAGTATAAATGATGGAATTGCTCACATAAATTTATCTAAAGAGTTTTATGAAAATAGTTTTGGAATAGAAGGAACAATTAATCAGGTCAAGCAAATTATTTTAACATGTCTTGAAATTCAAGGCATCAACGGAATAACTTTAAAAGTTGAAAACAATCCAATAATACTTGAAGATTTAAATTTAGACTTTTCAGGAATCCTAGATAATAAAAAACTCGCAAAATATTAA